Proteins encoded together in one Drosophila albomicans strain 15112-1751.03 chromosome 2R, ASM965048v2, whole genome shotgun sequence window:
- the LOC117574219 gene encoding enolase-phosphatase E1, with protein sequence MSDETSIQQKPEAEAIAGTKANNADDAAIQPAAGANEKKTPKRTPKRTSFIERAQRESEELVRTMGGSLELEGGRRTRSSTRGTPTRAADTITPPPSKKARTSPATTKSGGGRAGRGARKLDVGGDEDPEPVKAKPAEKPVVAASPAKSTSAAKKDKKEEKAEKPKEVTPKKGKEGAKSTAATPEKKATDKKKETPTKVAETKDQTDSAEKLDEIKEETHNNVEHVDDKDKTKEKDPEVKEKAAEEELAAKPEVVAETEPVKPEEPSSNATETEPAVSAMEVDDDDVDEVKEKEEPSAAQPVADTTASNASSSVPAEATETVPETVNETVEETKASTSETQEKEKESVEEPKTEAEPAKQPTPEPMEVDSSSKASSEAAKPISSPVKETAPVDDAVEPEAPAAPASTSEAVAETKAEPATEPAAAESNNEAAVELATEVKEDAPVETTEKEASEVESTTTTTTTPTTTTENNTAVVVDGESAPEPAAPVTNNDVSKQAPIVAEDSAVTEPSAETPVKESQTNCENKSEHNDNGEPKIVNNAAEDGENHATPQACN encoded by the exons atgtCTGACGAAACGAGCATACAGCAGAAACCTGAAGCAGAGGCGATTGCGGGCACAAAAGCTAACAATGCTGATGATGCGGCTATTCAACCGGCGGCGGGAGCGAATGAGAAAAAGACACCA AAACGCACACCGAAGCGCACTTCGTTCATTGAGAGAGCACAGCGCGAGAGCGAGGAACTTGTTCGCACAATGGGCGGCAGTTTGGAACTGGAGGGCGGTCGACGCACTCGATCCAGCACGCGTGGAACGCCGACACGTGCAGCCGACACCATTACACCGCCACCCAGCAAAAAGGCGCGCACATCGCCAGCGACAACAAAGAGTGGCGGAGGACGAGCTGGACGTGGAGCACGCAAACTGGATGTCGGAGGCGACGAAGATCCCGAGCCGGTGAAAGCGAAACCAGCTGAGAAGCCTGTGGTAGCCGCATCACCCGCCAAGTCAACT AGCGCTGCCAAGAAAGATAAAAAGGAGGAGAAGGCGGAAAAGCCCAAGGAAGTGACGCCAAAGAAGGGCAAAGAGGGTGCAAAgagcacagcagcaactcctGAGAAGAAAGCAACAGACAAAAAGAAGGAAACCCCAACCAAGGTTGCTGAAACCAAGGATCAAACGGACTCGGCTGAAAAACTGGATGAAATCAAGGAAGAGACACACAATAATGTTGAACACGTTGACGataaagacaaaacaaaagaaaaagatccCGAAGTAAAGGAGAAAGCCGCGGAAGAAGAGTTGGCAGCAAAACCTGAAGTGGTAGCAGAAACAGAACCAGTTAAACCCGAAGAACCATCGAGTAATGCTACTGAAACAGAACCAGCCGTATCAGCCATGGAAGTGGATGACGATGACGTCGATGAAGTTAAAGAGAAAGAGGAGCCAAGTGCAGCACAGCCTGTTGCTGACACAACAGCCTCCAATGCCTCTTCTTCTGTACCTGCTGAAGCCACAGAAACTGTACCCGAAACCGTAAACGAAACTGTGGAGGAAACCAAGGCGTCAACATCAGAAACacaagaaaaggaaaaagagaGTGTTGAAGAACCAAAAACCGAAGCTGAACCCGCCAAGCAGCCAACGCCGGAGCCCATGGAAGTGGATTCTAGTTCGAAAGCTAGTTCCGAAGCTGCCAAACCCATATCATCACCCGTGAAAGAAACTGCGCCTGTGGATGACGCTGTCGAGCCCGAAGCGCCAGCAGCACCAGCATCGACATCTGAAGCTGTAGCCGAAACTAAAGCAGAACCAGCAACagaaccagcagcagcagaaagcaATAATGAAGCCGCCGTTGAGCTGGCCACCGAAGTTAAGGAAGATGCACCAGTCGAAACTACAGAAAAGGAGGCAAGCGAAGTAGAAagcacaaccacaacaactacaactccTACCACCACTACTGAAAATAATACggccgttgttgttgatggtgaATCTGCTCCAGAACCTGCTGCACCTGTCACCAATAATGATGTAAGCAAACAGGCGCCAATTGTTGCAGAAGATTCGGCTGTAACGGAGCCATCGGCGGAAACACCCGTCAAGGAGTCGCAGACCAACTGTGAAAACAAGTCCGAGCACAATGACAACG GCGAACCGAAGATTGTGAATAATGCTGCTGAGGATGGTGAAAATCATGCAACGCCGCAGGCTTGCAATTAA
- the LOC117574220 gene encoding deoxyhypusine hydroxylase: protein MVSQEQINAIGGVLNNKERPLKERFRALFTLKNIGGGTAIEAISKAFDDDSALLKHELAYCLGQMQDTQALQILTKVLEDTTQEPMVRHEAAEALGAIGDPKVLPLLEKYKEDPVIEVAETCAIALDRVRWVQSGQQVDDQNPYASVDPSPPTAGKKSVEELKTIYLDPTQSLFDRYRAMFSLRNLRTEESVLAIAEGLKDKSALFRHEVAFVLGQLQEPCSIPHLQENLEDRLENEMVRHECAEALGAIATEECIQILNRYADDDKRVVKESCVIALDMCEYENSPEFQYADGLTKLDGTK from the coding sequence ATGGTATCGCAGGAACAGATCAATGCCATTGGCGGCGTGCTAAACAATAAGGAACGTCCGCTCAAAGAACGCTTTAGGGCGCTCTTCACCTTAAAGAACATTGGTGGCGGCACAGCCATCGAGGCAATAAGCAAAGCCTTTGATGATGATTCCGCATTGCTCAAACATGAGTTAGCTTATTGTCTTGGACAGATGCAGGACACACAGGCACTGCAGATACTCACCAAGGTGCTAGAGGACACCACTCAAGAGCCGATGGTACGCCACGAGGCTGCTGAAGCACTGGGTGCTATTGGAGATCCAAAAGTGCTGCCACTCCTCGAGAAATACAAAGAGGATCCAGTAATTGAGGTTGCAGAAACATGTGCCATTGCCTTGGATCGCGTGCGCTGGGTGCAAAGTGGCCAACAGGTGGATGATCAGAATCCTTATGCCTCGGTGGATCCTTCCCCACCCACCGCTGGCAAGAAGAGCGTCGAGGAACTAAAGACGATTTATTTGGATCCCACTCAAAGTCTCTTCGATCGTTATCGCGCCATGTTTAGTCTAAGGAATCTGCGCACCGAAGAGAGTGTACTGGCCATTGCTGAGGGATTGAAGGACAAGTCAGCGCTGTTCCGTCACGAGGTTGCCTTTGTCCTTGGTCAATTGCAGGAGCCGTGCAGCATTCCGCATTTGCAAGAAAATCTTGAGGATCGTCTGGAGAATGAAATGGTACGTCATGAATGCGCAGAAGCTTTGGGCGCCATTGCAACAGAGGAATGCATTCAGATCTTGAATCGTTATGCCGATGATGACAAACGCGTTGTGAAGGAAAGCTGCGTCATTGCACTGGACATGTGCGAGTATGAGAATAGTCCAGAATTTCAGTATGCGGATGGTTTAACTAAACTTGATGGAACGAAGTGA